The Rhododendron vialii isolate Sample 1 chromosome 8a, ASM3025357v1 genome has a window encoding:
- the LOC131335279 gene encoding germin-like protein subfamily 3 member 4 has translation MNYLVSLIAIRSKRVWNPIRFGEIGGSRSWLCVVDSESLQDTCPASTSEQQTIFINGLPCKNPATVTASDFKSTKLNQPGDTDNLERSFTAILSALEFPGLNTLGLAVARTDLEVDGLVMPHSHPRASEIFYVSKGIVIAGFIDTQNQLFQRTLKEGDVFVFPRGLLHFCLNSGFESAVGFSVLNSQNPGLVSISGAMFGSEVMKLLKLRLISIAKLEVDRAENVTLFGDLAATMT, from the exons TTATTTGGTTTCTCTGATTGCAATTAGAAGCAAGCGGGTCTGGAACCCGATTCGTTTTGGTGAAATTGGTGGTAGCAGATCATGGTTGTGTGTGG TGGACAGTGAAAGCCTCCAGGACACATGTCCGGCATCAACATCGGAGCAACAAACCATCTTCATAAACGGACTCCCGTGTAAAAACCCTGCCACCGTCACAGCCTCCGATTTCAAGTCTACAAAGCTGAACCAACCGGGCGATACTGACAACCTTGAACGCTCATTCACTGCCATCTTATCTGCCTTGGAATTTCCGGGACTCAACACCCTTGGCCTAGCTGTTGCCAGGACCGACCTAGAGGTGGACGGTCTAGTCATGCCGCATTCTCACCCCCGAGCCTCCGAGATTTTCTACGTTAGCAAAGGCATTGTGATTGCTGGATTCATCGATACCCAAAATCAGTTATTCCAAAGGACTCTCAAAGAGGGGGACGTATTTGTGTTTCCCAGGGGACTCCTGCACTTCTGTTTGAATTCAGGTTTCGAATCTGCCGTCGGGTTTTCCGTGCTTAATAGCCAGAATCCTGGGCTGGTGAGCATCTCTGGTGCCATGTTCGGTTCAGAGGTGATGAAATTGTTGAAGCTGAGATTGATTTCTATTGCTAAACTGGAGGTGGACAGGGCTGAAAATGTGACTCTTTTTGGGGATTTGGCCGCTACTATGACTTGA